A stretch of the Microcoleus sp. FACHB-672 genome encodes the following:
- a CDS encoding phytoene desaturase family protein translates to MPDFDVIVIGTGIGGLVAGAMLARYGKTVVVCESHTAPGGAAHGFHRQGFHFDTGPSFYCGLSGRQSLNPLRQVLEVLGESLQTVPYEPLGHYHFPNFTLPVYSDSERYRQAVAQITPQGARELERFEKRLLTLYDALKDIPTLALRADWQMLPALLRSWPALLKLLPQIGTIQGSAGQVMDRDVTDAQVRQLIDLECFLLSGLKAHGTIAPEVAFMFGERNRWGVEYPVGGSTAIVDALVRGLERWGGRLRLKTHVEQILVESGRAVGVQLRSGEVIHAPIVISNATIWDTYTHLLKPEDLPASYRRDALETPAVESFMHLHLGIRGEGLEALTGHHVVVHDSDLDIATPGNTCMISIPSVWDSQLAPAGHHLVHAYTLEPYAGWQRDSAYEERKQLKAQPLFRAVERVIPDLRQRINMEMIGTPVTHAKYLRRYQGTYGPAIAAGKGMFPGLHTPIAGLYRVGDSTMPGIGVPAVAASGILCANTLVNPEQSAKLLGL, encoded by the coding sequence ATGCCAGATTTTGATGTGATTGTCATTGGCACCGGCATTGGCGGCTTAGTGGCTGGGGCAATGCTGGCTCGCTATGGTAAAACTGTGGTGGTCTGCGAAAGCCACACAGCCCCAGGTGGCGCCGCACATGGCTTTCACCGGCAGGGATTTCACTTTGACACAGGCCCATCATTTTACTGCGGCTTATCAGGCCGGCAAAGTCTCAACCCCCTGCGGCAAGTGCTAGAAGTTTTGGGGGAATCTCTGCAAACCGTCCCTTACGAACCGCTGGGTCATTACCACTTTCCAAATTTCACGCTGCCGGTGTATTCTGATTCAGAACGTTATCGACAAGCTGTCGCCCAGATTACGCCCCAAGGTGCGCGGGAATTAGAGCGCTTTGAGAAGCGCCTCTTAACTCTCTACGATGCGCTTAAAGATATCCCCACCTTGGCACTACGGGCGGATTGGCAAATGCTGCCGGCATTGCTGCGATCTTGGCCGGCTTTGTTGAAGTTGCTGCCTCAAATTGGCACGATCCAGGGTTCTGCCGGCCAGGTAATGGATCGGGATGTCACTGACGCGCAAGTGCGGCAGCTCATTGATTTGGAATGTTTTCTGCTTTCCGGTTTGAAAGCACACGGAACCATTGCGCCAGAAGTGGCGTTTATGTTTGGGGAACGCAACCGCTGGGGCGTTGAATATCCAGTCGGAGGAAGTACCGCCATTGTTGATGCGTTGGTACGAGGATTAGAACGCTGGGGAGGCCGGCTGCGGCTGAAAACTCATGTCGAGCAAATTTTGGTAGAATCGGGTCGAGCGGTGGGTGTGCAGTTGCGATCGGGTGAAGTGATCCACGCACCAATCGTTATTTCCAACGCCACAATTTGGGATACCTACACCCATCTGCTTAAACCCGAAGACTTGCCGGCATCTTATCGACGCGATGCCCTTGAAACGCCGGCGGTGGAAAGCTTTATGCATTTACATCTCGGCATCCGAGGTGAGGGTTTGGAAGCGTTAACGGGTCATCATGTCGTTGTTCACGACAGCGATCTCGATATCGCCACACCCGGCAATACCTGCATGATTTCCATTCCCAGTGTTTGGGATTCCCAACTCGCGCCGGCAGGACACCATCTGGTTCATGCTTATACGTTGGAACCTTATGCCGGTTGGCAGCGAGATAGCGCTTATGAGGAACGCAAACAACTGAAAGCGCAACCTTTGTTTCGCGCGGTGGAACGGGTGATCCCAGACTTGCGGCAACGTATTAACATGGAAATGATCGGGACGCCGGTGACACACGCGAAGTATTTGCGCCGCTATCAAGGAACTTACGGGCCGGCAATTGCGGCTGGCAAGGGGATGTTTCCTGGCTTGCACACACCGATTGCCGGTTTGTACCGAGTGGGAGACAGCACGATGCCCGGTATCGGCGTTCCAGCGGTTGCTGCTTCTGGGATTTTGTGCGCCAATACTTTGGTAAATCCTGAACAAAGTGCGAAGTTGTTGGGCTTGTAA